From Argopecten irradians isolate NY chromosome 2, Ai_NY, whole genome shotgun sequence, the proteins below share one genomic window:
- the LOC138315966 gene encoding uncharacterized protein encodes MGIHRREISNCIQDPLQYKLCSRHICVEIGTPCPCHPDEYQCTDGSCIPHKSLCDGRTDCQDGRDEARCVVESIDTDALPMSLVLGIIAGVIFLLSIIGLVVLFVIWQRNRRRNHSNSGNEPLKLESNYSEVTSHKICLHHDNHPLMLNKDSVHPLITQEEALLVKEDKSKAFSKNTNDNPPSIMRRSMLLYQPFEQKSSYNMFSSLDIDFGEELLCTSTPKQGKRGQLRPIIRLDTSPIKDTSKGDLSKALNLSMFASIT; translated from the exons ATGGGTATACACAGAAGAGAGATCTCGAACTGTATACAGGACCCACTACAATATAAACTGTGTTCCCGACATATATGTGTGGAAATCGGAACTCCGTGTC CCTGTCACCCGGACGAGTACCAGTGTACGGACGGAAGTTGTATCCCGCACAAGTCCCTGtgtgacggacggacggactgTCAGGACGGACGGGACGAGGCCCGCTGTGTAG tgGAGAGTATAGATACTGACGCCCTACCAATGTCCCTCGTCCTCGGAATTATTGCTGGTGTCATCTTCCTCCTCAGTATCATCGGCCTCGTCGTTTTGTTTGTGATTTGGCAGCGGAATCGGCGACGGAATCATTCAAACTCCG GTAATGAACCATTGAAACTTGAATCTAATTACTCGGAAGTGACGTCGCACAAAATATGCCTTCACCATGACAACCATCCTTTAATGCTAAATAAGGACAGTGTGCATCCGCTGATAACTCAAGAGGAGGCGCTCCTGGTGAAAGAGGATAAAAGCAAAGCTTTCTCCAAAAATACGAACGACAATCCTCCATCAATTATGCGCAGAAGTATGCTCCTGTACCAGCCTTTCGAACAGAAGAGTAGCTATAACATGTTTTCGTCACTAGACATAGACTTCGGGGAGGAACTTCTGTGTACGTCCACCCCTAAACAGGGCAAACGGGGCCAGCTCCGTCCAATCATCAGACTCGATACATCACCAATTAAAGACACGTCAAAGGGAGATCTGTCAAAAGCGCTCAATCTCTCCATGTTCGCCTCTATCACGTGA